The Sphingobacterium bambusae genome includes a window with the following:
- a CDS encoding RNA polymerase sigma factor, with the protein MLQLLDARHRLLFMFNEKEVVLKIQRGELRAFTLLVKQYERLVFHVVQRLTLNQADAEDICQDVFLKVHSSLHTFAFQSKLSTWIARIAYLTTIDYLRKYQKMKISELTDDLGDFYFTNVTPEKLLDEKDVAHYVHKLIDQLPLHYRTVLTLYHLDEFTYPEIEQITGMPQGTIKSYLFRARKLLKESVERYLKYDGNK; encoded by the coding sequence TTGTTGCAACTATTAGATGCACGGCACCGTCTACTGTTTATGTTCAATGAAAAGGAGGTAGTTCTAAAGATCCAACGGGGAGAGCTGAGGGCCTTTACGTTACTGGTAAAGCAGTACGAAAGGTTGGTCTTCCATGTTGTTCAGCGACTAACCCTGAACCAGGCGGATGCGGAAGACATCTGTCAGGACGTATTTTTAAAGGTCCACAGTAGTCTGCATACGTTCGCCTTCCAATCTAAGTTGTCGACTTGGATTGCGCGAATCGCCTACCTGACTACAATCGACTATCTGCGAAAATACCAAAAAATGAAAATCTCGGAACTTACCGACGATCTGGGGGATTTTTACTTCACCAACGTAACGCCCGAAAAACTGCTTGACGAAAAAGATGTGGCACATTATGTCCATAAATTGATTGATCAGCTCCCCCTGCATTACCGTACTGTTTTGACACTTTACCACTTGGATGAATTTACCTATCCGGAAATAGAACAGATCACCGGAATGCCTCAGGGGACGATTAAGAGTTACCTCTTCCGAGCACGTAAGTTGTTAAAAGAAAGTGTAGAACGTTATTTGAAATATGATGGAAATAAATAA
- a CDS encoding HAD family hydrolase: MQKIKNIILDYGNVIFMIDFARVKAGFISLGIKNVDEFFGHRAQDSLFDDFDKGEITASAFRDGIRERSGKPELSDAEIDAAWNALLIGVPPGKHETLSYLHDKYRTFLLSNNNEIHYRYCMQHIQDVYGVPDNSLFFEKTFYSHEMGLRKPDVGIFQEVIRQTGIAPEETLFIDDSPQHLQAAETLGFHTALCSSEQPLDYWVEQHGL, encoded by the coding sequence ATGCAAAAAATTAAAAATATTATTCTCGATTATGGCAATGTGATCTTTATGATCGACTTTGCTCGGGTGAAGGCGGGTTTTATATCGCTGGGTATCAAAAACGTAGACGAATTCTTCGGTCACAGGGCGCAGGACTCCCTTTTTGACGATTTTGACAAGGGTGAGATCACGGCATCGGCCTTCCGCGATGGTATCCGGGAACGCTCGGGCAAACCCGAGCTTAGCGATGCCGAAATCGACGCCGCTTGGAACGCCCTACTGATTGGGGTACCGCCCGGCAAACACGAAACGCTCTCCTACCTGCACGATAAATACCGAACCTTTCTGTTGAGCAACAATAACGAGATTCACTATCGGTATTGTATGCAGCATATCCAAGACGTATATGGTGTTCCCGATAACAGTTTATTTTTCGAGAAGACCTTCTATTCCCATGAAATGGGGCTGCGCAAACCCGATGTAGGCATCTTCCAAGAAGTTATACGCCAAACAGGCATTGCACCCGAAGAAACATTGTTTATTGACGACAGCCCGCAGCATCTTCAAGCGGCCGAAACACTGGGCTTCCACACCGCTTTGTGCAGCAGCGAGCAGCCACTAGATTATTGGGTGGAGCAGCATGGCCTTTAA
- a CDS encoding PQQ-dependent sugar dehydrogenase produces the protein MKKTFPALLLSSATLLVAACNNSAATKNAADGASADSIYPAVEKNKANTEYKPAFEGQTRIAGVKTTTPYESKVVTDKLKSPWGIAVLPDNRLLITEKEGDLRIVSADGTLSEAIGGLPKVDAQGQGGLLGITLDPDFATNRMVYFVFSEPAAGGNHTAVGKGRLADDEKSIEAAKVIYQALPTYDGKLHYGGRIIFDKAGNLLVSTGERSDLETRPQSQDLKSALGKIVRITKDGKPAEGNPFASDANARPEVYSYGHRNVQGLALHPETGDLWETEFGPRGGDELNRVEAGKNYGWPIITYGLEYSGKEIGNPPIQQQEGLEQPVYYWDPVLSPSGLMFYTADAIPEWKNSLFIGGLSSTHIARIVIKDNKVVGEERLLDREGQRFRDVAQGKDGEIFAITDAGRLYSIHKK, from the coding sequence ATGAAAAAAACATTTCCCGCCTTACTGTTATCATCTGCCACCTTGCTTGTCGCTGCTTGTAACAACAGCGCAGCAACAAAAAATGCAGCGGACGGCGCCTCTGCGGATAGCATCTATCCTGCCGTAGAGAAAAACAAGGCGAATACCGAATACAAACCAGCCTTTGAAGGACAAACGCGTATAGCTGGTGTGAAAACTACGACGCCATACGAAAGCAAGGTGGTGACCGACAAGTTGAAATCGCCGTGGGGCATTGCTGTGCTGCCGGATAACCGCTTGCTGATTACCGAGAAAGAAGGCGACCTTCGTATCGTATCGGCGGACGGCACGTTAAGTGAAGCTATCGGCGGACTTCCAAAGGTAGATGCACAAGGTCAAGGCGGATTGCTGGGCATCACGTTGGATCCGGACTTTGCCACAAATCGCATGGTCTATTTTGTGTTTTCTGAGCCCGCTGCAGGAGGAAACCACACGGCCGTTGGCAAAGGACGCTTAGCTGATGACGAAAAGAGCATTGAAGCCGCTAAAGTGATATACCAAGCGCTTCCTACCTATGATGGCAAGCTGCACTACGGTGGACGCATTATCTTTGATAAAGCAGGCAATCTATTGGTGAGCACGGGCGAGCGTTCCGACTTGGAGACACGCCCACAATCTCAAGATCTAAAATCTGCACTAGGCAAGATTGTACGCATAACCAAAGATGGAAAACCTGCAGAGGGCAATCCATTTGCGAGCGATGCCAATGCGCGCCCCGAAGTATATAGCTACGGACATCGTAACGTGCAGGGCTTGGCTCTACATCCAGAAACCGGCGACCTATGGGAAACCGAGTTTGGCCCACGTGGCGGCGACGAGCTAAACCGTGTGGAAGCGGGCAAGAACTATGGTTGGCCCATTATCACCTACGGATTAGAGTACAGCGGAAAAGAGATTGGCAATCCACCAATCCAACAGCAGGAAGGCTTAGAGCAGCCTGTCTACTATTGGGATCCGGTATTATCTCCAAGTGGTTTAATGTTCTACACAGCCGATGCTATTCCCGAGTGGAAAAACAGCTTGTTCATCGGAGGTCTAAGCAGCACGCATATCGCGCGTATCGTAATCAAAGACAATAAAGTAGTAGGCGAAGAACGTCTTTTAGATCGTGAAGGCCAACGCTTCCGCGATGTTGCGCAAGGTAAGGACGGTGAAATATTCGCTATTACCGATGCTGGACGTTTATACAGCATACACAAGAAGTAA
- a CDS encoding 5'-nucleotidase C-terminal domain-containing protein — MKRFMRGMTLLALTALLASCKTQLQPTISKEQYYSIDSTLLADSTIVNYYLPYKGKLEAEMNRVIGYADVALAKSSDAESLVGNFFTDALLWKGQQLDPAVQVSFATKGGIRSGLKAGDISVGNIFELMPFENAVTIVTLSGADMLRMADFMAKTSGQPAAGIQLLIEDGKVKEFLVQGKPVDPQATYKLVTYDYLANGGDYVTFLDQVIDRKDYTQRVRETLMEYISAQTKQGKHIQAKIDGRVRIIK, encoded by the coding sequence ATGAAACGTTTTATGCGTGGCATGACGTTGCTGGCGCTTACCGCCTTGCTTGCATCCTGCAAGACACAACTGCAGCCTACCATCAGTAAGGAGCAATATTATTCCATCGATAGCACATTGCTGGCCGACAGCACCATTGTCAATTACTACCTTCCGTATAAAGGAAAGCTGGAGGCAGAGATGAACCGTGTCATTGGCTATGCCGATGTTGCGCTCGCCAAAAGCAGCGATGCAGAGAGTTTGGTGGGTAATTTCTTCACCGATGCGCTACTGTGGAAGGGACAGCAGCTGGATCCAGCCGTGCAGGTGAGCTTCGCGACAAAGGGCGGTATTCGCTCTGGGCTGAAAGCAGGCGACATCAGCGTAGGCAATATTTTTGAGTTGATGCCTTTCGAAAATGCAGTGACTATTGTGACCCTAAGCGGTGCAGACATGCTGCGTATGGCAGATTTTATGGCAAAAACTTCCGGCCAGCCAGCCGCTGGCATACAGCTCCTTATCGAGGACGGAAAAGTGAAGGAATTTCTCGTGCAAGGCAAGCCCGTAGATCCGCAGGCCACCTACAAACTCGTGACCTATGACTACCTCGCCAATGGTGGTGATTATGTGACCTTTCTGGATCAGGTGATTGACCGCAAAGACTATACACAACGTGTACGCGAGACATTGATGGAGTACATCTCCGCACAAACAAAACAAGGAAAACATATTCAAGCAAAGATCGATGGAAGAGTTCGCATTATTAAATAG
- a CDS encoding bifunctional metallophosphatase/5'-nucleotidase codes for MEEFALLNRRGFLKQSLALGALASLTALPTWSEAASKEIRLTILHTNDVHSRIEPFPMDGSRYQGLAGVARRSSLIRKIRQEESQVLLVDSGDMFQGTPYFNMFEGKLELELMSKLGYEAGTFGNHEFDNGISGLVKHLDKAKFPFLTANYDFKGTALEGKTQEYTIIQKGSLRIGLTGVGINIEGLVDPNNYKGMRYLDPIPVVNRVAKMLKEEKKCDLVIVLSHLGYKYDDDQVSDLRLAAGTENVDIILGGHTHTFLDEPTRVKNLRNEEVLINQMGFAGIRLGRLDVIFNKSTGKKRVIAQHYKIDDQLDKGVNV; via the coding sequence ATGGAAGAGTTCGCATTATTAAATAGAAGAGGTTTTTTAAAACAGTCATTGGCATTGGGAGCCTTGGCTTCCTTGACTGCATTGCCAACTTGGTCTGAAGCTGCTTCAAAAGAAATACGGCTGACCATATTGCACACGAATGACGTACATAGCCGCATTGAGCCCTTTCCGATGGATGGATCACGCTACCAAGGTTTAGCAGGTGTTGCACGCCGCAGCTCGTTGATTAGGAAGATCAGACAGGAGGAGTCGCAGGTATTGTTAGTCGATTCAGGCGATATGTTTCAAGGAACACCCTATTTCAATATGTTTGAGGGTAAGCTGGAGCTGGAACTGATGTCGAAGTTGGGCTATGAAGCAGGCACTTTTGGAAACCACGAGTTTGATAACGGCATCAGCGGTCTTGTTAAACATTTGGATAAAGCCAAATTTCCATTCCTTACCGCCAACTATGATTTTAAAGGCACAGCCTTGGAAGGTAAAACACAGGAATATACCATTATACAAAAAGGAAGCTTACGTATAGGTTTAACAGGCGTGGGTATCAACATCGAAGGCTTGGTAGACCCCAACAATTATAAAGGCATGCGTTACCTCGACCCCATTCCGGTGGTGAACCGAGTAGCGAAAATGTTGAAAGAGGAAAAGAAATGCGATTTGGTGATTGTGCTTTCCCATTTGGGATACAAATACGACGATGATCAAGTTTCGGATCTACGCTTGGCCGCCGGCACGGAAAATGTCGATATCATCCTCGGCGGGCATACCCATACCTTCCTCGATGAGCCTACACGCGTCAAAAACTTGCGCAATGAAGAGGTGTTGATCAATCAAATGGGATTTGCCGGCATCCGCTTAGGACGTCTCGATGTGATCTTCAATAAAAGCACTGGAAAGAAACGCGTGATCGCGCAACATTATAAAATCGACGATCAACTCGACAAAGGCGTAAACGTATAG
- a CDS encoding MDR family MFS transporter, protein MKKLIRLYIDSYRGLSTEAWLLAVVMLINRTGSMVIPFLSMYMSSALDFTKPQVGMVLGCFGLGSVCGSWLGGWLTDRFGNYRVQASSLLFTVPIFLVLPYFKTFESLAAMVFVLTLIADTFRPANSVSVARYAKPENLTKAYSLNRMAVNLGFSIGPALAGFLATFSYDWIFYGNAIAALCAAVVFIIVFKGRKPRNHTEPLLKADRQRAEGDRNAYTDTPFIIFNIFCCLFSMAFFQLLSTLPLFYKEAKMMSEGQIGILLGFSGFCIVVFEMLLVHAVEHRFTARQVMIYGTGIAGIAYLMLNAPYGIPWLYVSMFILSIGEMLTLPFTATISASRATTNTQGAYMGFNALAFSAANIFSPYLGTYVAEHYGYQMLWFGTAAVMLFTSIGFAWILKKM, encoded by the coding sequence GTGAAAAAACTTATTCGGCTGTACATAGATTCCTACCGGGGTCTATCGACAGAGGCTTGGCTATTGGCGGTGGTGATGCTTATCAACCGCACAGGATCAATGGTAATCCCATTCCTGAGCATGTACATGTCATCTGCCTTGGACTTCACCAAGCCGCAGGTAGGTATGGTTTTGGGCTGTTTCGGTTTGGGTTCTGTATGCGGATCATGGTTGGGTGGATGGCTCACCGACCGCTTCGGCAATTACCGCGTGCAGGCCTCTAGCTTGCTATTCACCGTCCCCATCTTCCTTGTTCTGCCCTACTTCAAGACCTTCGAGAGCTTGGCGGCCATGGTATTCGTGCTGACACTTATTGCCGATACCTTTCGCCCTGCAAACTCCGTGTCCGTAGCGCGTTATGCCAAACCGGAAAACCTCACCAAAGCGTATTCCCTAAACCGCATGGCCGTAAACCTTGGTTTCTCCATCGGCCCCGCATTGGCGGGCTTTCTCGCGACATTCTCCTACGACTGGATTTTCTACGGAAACGCCATAGCAGCATTATGCGCAGCTGTCGTTTTCATCATCGTCTTCAAAGGACGCAAGCCGCGTAACCATACCGAACCGCTACTGAAGGCTGATAGACAGCGAGCGGAAGGCGATCGAAATGCCTATACGGACACGCCATTCATTATTTTCAACATCTTTTGCTGCCTTTTCTCCATGGCCTTTTTTCAACTCTTAAGCACGCTCCCGCTGTTTTACAAAGAGGCTAAGATGATGAGTGAAGGACAGATTGGCATTTTACTTGGGTTTAGTGGCTTTTGCATTGTGGTGTTCGAGATGTTGTTGGTGCATGCCGTGGAGCATCGCTTTACCGCAAGGCAGGTGATGATATACGGAACGGGAATTGCCGGTATTGCCTACCTGATGCTCAACGCGCCCTATGGCATCCCTTGGCTGTATGTATCGATGTTTATTCTCTCTATTGGAGAAATGCTGACTCTTCCCTTTACGGCAACGATCAGCGCCTCCCGCGCGACAACCAATACCCAAGGGGCTTACATGGGCTTCAATGCCTTGGCCTTTTCGGCTGCCAACATCTTTTCGCCCTACCTAGGCACCTATGTGGCCGAGCACTATGGCTACCAAATGCTGTGGTTTGGTACAGCCGCCGTGATGCTCTTTACCAGCATAGGATTTGCCTGGATATTGAAGAAGATGTAG
- the recR gene encoding recombination mediator RecR codes for MQFSSRLLEQAVDEFGRLPGVGKKTALRLVLHLLKQPDGDVARFTGAINQLKEQIRYCKTCFNISDQEVCEICSSPKRDQETICVVEDTRDVMAIENTNQYQGVYHVLGGLISPMDGIGPSDLKIEALVDRLRTGEVKEVILALSATMEGDTTIFYLYRKLRDFDVQISTIARGIAFGGELEYVDELTLGRSIATRVPYERNVG; via the coding sequence ATGCAATTTTCTTCAAGATTACTGGAACAGGCGGTAGATGAGTTTGGGCGTTTGCCCGGTGTGGGTAAAAAAACGGCCTTGCGTTTGGTGCTGCATCTATTGAAGCAGCCAGATGGCGATGTAGCCCGTTTTACGGGGGCCATCAACCAGCTGAAGGAGCAAATACGCTATTGCAAGACCTGCTTCAATATATCGGATCAGGAGGTTTGTGAGATCTGTAGCTCGCCGAAGCGCGATCAAGAGACCATCTGCGTTGTGGAAGACACGCGTGATGTGATGGCTATCGAAAACACCAACCAATATCAAGGCGTATACCACGTGCTTGGCGGATTGATATCGCCTATGGACGGCATAGGTCCGTCGGATCTCAAAATCGAAGCTTTAGTAGATCGACTGCGCACTGGCGAGGTAAAGGAAGTGATCTTAGCTTTGAGCGCCACGATGGAGGGCGATACCACCATTTTCTACCTCTACCGAAAACTTCGGGATTTCGACGTGCAGATCAGCACCATTGCCCGGGGTATCGCCTTTGGCGGCGAATTGGAGTATGTCGATGAACTTACCCTAGGCCGATCTATCGCCACGCGCGTTCCCTACGAAAGAAACGTTGGCTGA
- a CDS encoding LOG family protein: MAKEDKIRSSFANKTWQEIKVKDSWQIFKIMSEFVDGFEKLAKIGPCVSIFGSARTKSEHKYYEMTVEISRLLADKGYGVISGGGPGIMEAANKGAYEAGGKSVGLNIELPFEQFHNKYIDRDKLLEFNYFFVRKVMFMKYSQGYIVMPGGFGTMDELFEAITLIQTGKIARFPIVLVGIEYWKGLFDWIANSMLGNAYISEEDLKLYRLVDTAEEAVEHIFRFYDKYLLKPNF, from the coding sequence ATGGCGAAAGAGGATAAAATCAGAAGTTCATTTGCTAACAAAACATGGCAAGAAATAAAGGTTAAGGATTCTTGGCAGATCTTCAAGATCATGTCGGAGTTTGTGGATGGCTTCGAGAAACTGGCCAAAATAGGTCCTTGTGTATCGATATTTGGGTCGGCGCGTACCAAATCGGAACACAAATATTACGAAATGACAGTTGAAATAAGCCGTCTGCTGGCCGACAAGGGTTATGGGGTTATTTCTGGTGGTGGCCCCGGTATTATGGAAGCCGCCAATAAAGGTGCTTATGAAGCAGGCGGTAAATCCGTAGGACTTAATATTGAGTTGCCTTTCGAGCAGTTTCACAATAAATACATCGACCGCGATAAGCTGCTAGAATTTAACTACTTCTTCGTGCGCAAAGTGATGTTCATGAAATATTCCCAAGGATATATTGTGATGCCGGGTGGCTTTGGCACCATGGACGAACTTTTCGAAGCGATTACGCTTATCCAAACGGGCAAGATTGCACGTTTTCCCATTGTGCTCGTGGGCATAGAATATTGGAAAGGACTTTTTGATTGGATAGCAAACAGCATGCTGGGCAATGCCTATATTTCCGAAGAAGATCTAAAATTATATCGTTTGGTCGATACCGCCGAGGAGGCCGTAGAGCACATTTTCCGCTTCTATGACAAGTATCTACTCAAACCGAACTTCTAA
- a CDS encoding LPXTG cell wall anchor domain-containing protein — translation MKPRSIIFGIITAFVALILFNNKEEASFWLFGEIRTSKLLILGIFFLLGVVTGGLLFRRRRKQPQAAPLDRNEDDYADDMEDEQPYSHLSREDRRFLGKED, via the coding sequence ATGAAACCAAGAAGCATCATATTCGGAATCATTACGGCCTTTGTTGCGCTGATCTTATTCAACAATAAGGAAGAGGCTAGTTTTTGGCTATTTGGCGAAATACGCACATCCAAGCTGTTGATATTAGGTATATTTTTTCTTTTAGGCGTCGTTACCGGCGGATTGCTGTTTAGACGCCGCCGCAAGCAACCGCAGGCTGCGCCGCTAGACAGGAACGAAGATGACTATGCTGACGATATGGAGGACGAGCAGCCCTACAGCCATTTGTCGCGTGAAGATCGTCGATTTCTAGGAAAAGAAGATTAG
- a CDS encoding Arc family DNA-binding protein produces MKKNFVVRIEEEMYRKLEKWAHDEFRSVNGQIEYLINQGLIKTGRQKGHDVEGEKISTENNDKT; encoded by the coding sequence ATGAAGAAAAACTTTGTGGTACGGATAGAAGAGGAGATGTATCGGAAACTGGAGAAGTGGGCCCACGATGAATTTCGTAGTGTGAATGGGCAAATCGAATACTTGATCAATCAAGGTTTGATCAAGACAGGACGACAAAAGGGACACGATGTGGAAGGGGAGAAAATCAGTACGGAAAATAACGATAAAACCTAG
- a CDS encoding SPFH domain-containing protein: MEKIIRPTSGYTALGIALLSFLLAIYTFYEAVTREYGGLVLVIALLFAVIIIILKGIIIVHPNHSRVLNFFGNYVGTIKENGLFFVNPLYTATKMSLRSENLQGQTLKVNDRLGNPIEIAAVIVWKIGNTYKAAYDVERVFDYVRAQSEAAVRHLAVSFAYDDLEDDSAEITLRNGGDEVNHILEQELTARLERAGIVVEEARISHLAYAAEIAGAMLQRQQAAAIVAARAKIVDGAVGMVDMALKKLSAENIVELDDERKAAMVSNLMVVLCGEKAAQPIVNAGTLYN, translated from the coding sequence ATGGAAAAGATTATTAGACCAACATCGGGGTACACTGCGCTAGGGATTGCGCTTTTGTCATTTTTACTTGCTATTTACACTTTTTACGAGGCTGTCACGAGAGAATATGGTGGGCTGGTATTGGTTATTGCCTTACTATTTGCTGTTATCATCATCATTCTTAAAGGTATTATCATCGTCCATCCCAACCACTCGCGTGTGCTAAATTTCTTCGGTAATTATGTAGGCACCATTAAGGAGAACGGCTTGTTTTTTGTCAATCCGCTTTACACGGCCACGAAGATGTCCTTAAGGTCGGAAAACTTGCAGGGGCAAACGCTAAAAGTAAACGATAGGCTAGGAAATCCAATCGAGATAGCAGCCGTTATCGTTTGGAAAATAGGCAATACCTACAAGGCGGCGTATGATGTGGAGCGTGTTTTTGATTATGTACGTGCACAGAGTGAGGCTGCCGTACGGCATTTAGCGGTGAGCTTTGCCTACGATGACTTGGAGGATGATTCTGCAGAGATTACCTTACGCAATGGCGGTGATGAAGTAAACCATATTTTGGAACAGGAGCTTACCGCGCGTTTGGAGCGCGCCGGCATTGTCGTGGAAGAGGCACGTATCAGTCACCTAGCCTATGCCGCGGAGATTGCAGGAGCCATGCTTCAACGGCAGCAGGCCGCAGCCATCGTTGCTGCGCGTGCCAAGATTGTCGATGGTGCCGTGGGTATGGTTGACATGGCCTTGAAGAAATTGTCGGCCGAGAACATTGTAGAATTGGATGACGAGCGCAAAGCGGCCATGGTAAGCAACCTAATGGTAGTTCTCTGTGGCGAAAAAGCAGCTCAACCTATTGTTAATGCAGGGACGCTATACAACTAG
- a CDS encoding SDR family NAD(P)-dependent oxidoreductase — MDLQLKGKRVFISGSTQGIGLAIAQQLLSEGASVIINGRDETKTKQTLDRLKEEFPQGDIHAIQADFCKIDEVEKLLNELGDVDILVNNVGIFGIDDFYTTADKDWYTYFEVNVMSGMRLSRRLLPKMIANNFGRIIFISSESGVNVPENMVHYGVTKAAMAALSNGLSKLTKGTLVTVNTILGGPTYSSGVANTVEQIASSQGLAVETMKNAIIQQSNPHILVQRFIHPDEIAHLATYLSSPLSIATNGASLRADSGVLKVL; from the coding sequence ATGGATTTACAATTAAAAGGAAAACGTGTATTTATTAGTGGCTCAACGCAAGGTATTGGCTTGGCTATAGCTCAACAATTGTTGTCAGAAGGGGCATCGGTCATCATAAACGGTAGAGATGAAACGAAAACAAAGCAAACATTGGACCGCTTGAAGGAAGAATTTCCTCAAGGTGATATCCACGCTATACAGGCGGATTTCTGTAAAATTGATGAGGTGGAAAAGTTGCTGAATGAACTTGGTGATGTTGATATTCTCGTTAACAATGTCGGTATTTTTGGTATCGATGACTTTTATACCACTGCTGATAAGGACTGGTATACTTACTTCGAAGTAAACGTAATGAGCGGTATGCGGTTATCTAGAAGACTACTGCCTAAAATGATAGCGAACAATTTTGGTAGAATTATTTTCATCAGTAGCGAATCTGGCGTAAATGTTCCAGAAAACATGGTTCACTATGGTGTGACAAAGGCAGCCATGGCCGCATTAAGCAATGGCTTATCTAAACTAACCAAAGGAACACTAGTCACCGTAAACACCATTTTGGGTGGCCCCACGTATTCTAGCGGTGTTGCAAATACCGTAGAACAGATAGCTTCATCGCAAGGATTAGCGGTAGAGACTATGAAGAATGCAATCATACAGCAGTCAAATCCTCATATTTTAGTACAGCGATTTATTCATCCAGATGAAATCGCCCACTTGGCTACTTATCTTTCAAGTCCGCTTTCCATAGCAACAAATGGAGCTAGTTTAAGAGCGGATAGCGGTGTGCTTAAAGTGCTGTAG